Proteins from a genomic interval of Tachyglossus aculeatus isolate mTacAcu1 chromosome 8, mTacAcu1.pri, whole genome shotgun sequence:
- the MAFB gene encoding transcription factor MafB — translation MAGELSMASELPTSPLAMEYVNDFDLMKFDVKKEPLGRTERAGRHCTRLQPAGSVSSTPISTPCSSVPSSPSFSPTEQKTHLEDLYWMANGYQPMNPEALNLTPEDAVEALIGSHQVPPQLQGFEGFRAHHHHHQQHHHHNHHHHHQYPVVPHEDLAGGGPPPPPHHQASPAPSTSSSSSHPLQSGHPAHPASSNSVEDRFSDDQLVSMSVRELNRHLRGFTKDEVIRLKQKRRTLKNRGYAQSCRYKRVQQKHHLENEKTQLIQQVEQLKQEVSRLARERDAYKLKCEKFASNGFREAGSTSDNPSSPEFFM, via the coding sequence atGGCCGGAGAGCTGAGCATGGCCTCGGAGCTGCCCACCAGCCCCCTGGCCATGGAGTACGTCAACGACTTCGACCTGATGAAGTTCGACGTGAAGAAGGAGCCCCTCGGCCGGACAGAGCGAGCAGGGCGCCACTGCACCCGCCTGCAGCCGGCCGGCTCGGTGTCTTCGACGCCCATCAGCACGCCCTGCAGCTCGGTGCCCTCCTCACCCAGCTTCAGCCCCACGGAGCAGAAGACCCACCTGGAGGACCTGTACTGGATGGCCAATGGCTACCAGCCCATGAACCCCGAGGCCCTGAATCTGACCCCGGAGGACGCCGTCGAGGCCCTGATCGGCTCGCACCAGGTGCCCCCGCAGCTGCAGGGCTTCGAGGGCTTCCGcgcccaccaccatcaccaccaacaGCATCACCACCacaaccatcaccaccaccaccagtacCCGGTGGTGCCCCACGAGGACCTGGCCGGCGgcgggcccccgcccccgccccaccaccagGCCTCGCCCGCCCCGTCtacctcgtcctcgtcctcccaCCCGCTGCAGAGCGGGCACCCTGCCCATCCGGCCTCCTCCAACAGCGTGGAGGACCGGTTCTCGGATGACCAGCTGGTGTCCATGTCGGTCAGGGAGCTGAACCGGCATCTGCGCGGCTTCACCAAGGACGAGGTGATCCGCCTCAAGCAGaagaggaggactttgaagaacaGGGGCTATGCCCAGTCCTGCCGGTACAAGCGAGTCCAGCAGAAGCACCACCTGGAGAACGAGAAAACCCAGCTGATCCAACAGGTCGAACAGCTCAAGCAAGAGGTGTCCCGCTTGGCCCGCGAGAGAGACGCCTACAAGCTCAAGTGCGAGAAATTCGCCAGCAACGGCTTCAGGGAGGCCGGCTCGACCAGCGACAACCCCTCTTCTCCCGAGTTCTTCATGTGA